The following are encoded together in the Weissella soli genome:
- a CDS encoding ABC transporter permease, with product MMTKANRTVSYMVPYILWLGLFVVLPVVLLLYQSVQDLNHNFTLDNYVEFFSSGTYLRMTFNSVFYAFLVTLVTLIISYPMAYFLSKLKNRQFWLLLVILPTWVNLLLKAYAFIGLFSKTGTVNDFTTFLGLGQHQLLFTDTSFMIVAAYIQIPFMIMPIFNSLIELDPSLTNAARDLGATAFQTLTKVIIPLTMSGVKAGVQAVFIPTLSLFMITRLIGGNRVITLGTAIEEHFLVTQNWGMGSTIGVVLIIAMAATMFVTRDRKHKGGR from the coding sequence ATGATGACGAAAGCTAATCGAACAGTTAGTTACATGGTGCCGTACATCTTGTGGCTAGGTTTGTTCGTGGTGTTACCCGTGGTGCTCTTGCTGTATCAATCCGTTCAAGATTTGAATCACAACTTCACCTTGGATAACTACGTTGAATTCTTTAGCTCTGGCACCTACCTCCGCATGACATTTAACTCGGTGTTCTATGCATTTTTGGTTACATTGGTGACGTTAATTATTAGCTACCCGATGGCTTATTTTTTGAGTAAGTTGAAGAACCGCCAATTTTGGTTGTTGTTGGTGATCTTACCAACTTGGGTCAATCTTTTGTTAAAAGCCTATGCCTTTATTGGGCTATTTTCAAAAACCGGTACAGTCAATGACTTTACGACCTTTTTGGGTCTCGGTCAGCACCAGTTATTGTTTACAGATACCAGTTTTATGATTGTCGCCGCCTACATTCAAATCCCGTTTATGATTATGCCAATTTTTAATAGTTTGATTGAACTTGATCCAAGCTTGACGAATGCCGCGCGTGATTTGGGGGCAACGGCTTTTCAAACTTTGACCAAGGTCATCATTCCTTTGACCATGAGTGGGGTCAAGGCCGGCGTGCAAGCCGTCTTTATTCCAACCCTATCCTTGTTCATGATTACTCGTTTGATTGGTGGTAATCGTGTGATTACATTGGGTACGGCGATTGAAGAACATTTCTTGGTTACGCAAAACTGGGGGATGGGCTCAACCATTGGAGTCGTTTTGATCATCGCGATGGCAGCAACCATGTTTGTTACGCGTGATCGCAAGCATAAGGGAGGACGTTAA
- a CDS encoding ABC transporter permease, producing the protein MTQSKSKLGTVYLVIVFILMYLPIFYLILFAFNKGDYMSQFTGFSLQHFRDMFSDARLMSILVNTFIIALLSSLIATLIGTFGALGIYGVRSVGMRNMILSLNNVLMVSPDVIIGASFLILFTMAGLSLGFGSVLLSHIAFSIPIVVLMVLPRLKEMNPALIDAARDLGASTGQVLSKVVLPFAWPGILAGFFMAITYSLDDFAVTFFVTGNGFSTLSVEIYSRARQGIDLSINALSALMFLVSLILVVIYYFITNRGNATHARKNVTRMVVPR; encoded by the coding sequence ATGACACAATCTAAGTCGAAGCTTGGGACTGTGTACCTCGTGATTGTTTTTATCCTGATGTACTTACCGATCTTCTACCTCATTTTATTTGCCTTTAATAAGGGCGATTATATGTCTCAATTTACTGGTTTTTCATTGCAACACTTCCGGGACATGTTTAGTGATGCCCGGCTCATGAGTATCTTGGTGAATACGTTCATCATCGCCTTGCTGTCCTCGTTGATTGCAACGTTGATTGGGACGTTTGGTGCCCTGGGTATTTACGGGGTCCGGTCTGTCGGCATGCGCAATATGATTTTATCGCTCAACAACGTCTTGATGGTGTCACCCGATGTGATTATCGGTGCTTCTTTCTTGATCCTGTTCACGATGGCCGGTCTTAGTTTAGGCTTTGGGTCTGTTCTGTTGAGTCACATTGCCTTTTCAATTCCAATTGTTGTGTTGATGGTGTTGCCACGCCTGAAGGAAATGAATCCAGCCTTGATTGATGCTGCCCGTGATTTAGGGGCTAGTACAGGCCAAGTGCTAAGTAAAGTCGTCTTGCCATTTGCCTGGCCCGGTATTTTAGCTGGTTTCTTCATGGCGATCACGTATTCTTTGGATGATTTTGCAGTCACCTTTTTCGTGACTGGTAATGGTTTTTCAACCTTATCAGTGGAGATTTACTCGCGGGCGCGGCAAGGGATTGATTTATCAATTAACGCCTTGTCAGCTTTGATGTTCTTGGTTTCATTAATCTTAGTGGTCATTTATTACTTTATTACCAATCGTGGTAATGCGACGCATGCTCGTAAAAATGTGACTAGAATGGTGGTGCCACGATGA